From the Laribacter hongkongensis DSM 14985 genome, one window contains:
- a CDS encoding LysR family transcriptional regulator: MDTLDAMRAFVRVAEARSFTRAADQLGCAKATVTKLVSALEHQLGTRLLQRTTRYVSPTPEGEIYLRHCQHLLPQVDAAAAAINPQRERLQGRIWCEVPSSLARSPLIRRLVAFREQAPQVELLFSCSDRKAGLVREGLDCAIRFGKLPDSDYVARPLCPARIVLCATPRYLARHAPVTEPDDLLAHPVIDYFVPGSTAPEVWPLYSEHSLHHVPVQRAVAFDDDNLLLEAGLAGLGIFQSPLHLVAPYIASGQLERVLPAWHLRDWPMHLLTPRPQFLSPRVRAFCNWVMTELGPPDGLNR; encoded by the coding sequence ATGGATACGCTTGATGCCATGCGGGCCTTCGTCCGGGTTGCCGAAGCCCGCAGCTTTACCCGGGCCGCCGACCAGCTGGGTTGTGCCAAAGCCACCGTCACCAAACTCGTCAGTGCGCTGGAGCACCAGCTGGGAACACGGCTGCTGCAACGCACGACCCGTTATGTCAGCCCGACTCCCGAGGGTGAAATTTACCTCCGGCACTGCCAGCACCTGCTGCCGCAGGTCGATGCCGCTGCCGCTGCAATCAATCCGCAGCGCGAACGCCTGCAAGGCCGCATCTGGTGCGAAGTGCCTTCCAGCCTGGCCCGCTCGCCACTGATCCGGCGGCTGGTCGCTTTCCGCGAACAGGCCCCGCAGGTCGAACTGCTGTTTTCCTGCTCGGACCGCAAAGCCGGTCTGGTACGGGAAGGACTCGACTGTGCCATCCGTTTTGGCAAACTGCCCGACTCGGACTACGTCGCCCGGCCCCTGTGCCCGGCCCGCATCGTGTTGTGCGCCACACCCCGCTACCTGGCCCGTCACGCCCCTGTCACCGAACCGGACGACCTGCTGGCCCACCCGGTCATTGATTATTTCGTCCCTGGTTCCACCGCCCCCGAAGTCTGGCCGCTCTACAGCGAACACAGCCTGCATCACGTCCCGGTACAGCGGGCCGTCGCCTTCGACGACGACAACCTGCTGCTGGAGGCCGGACTGGCCGGACTGGGCATATTCCAGTCCCCCCTGCACCTGGTTGCGCCCTACATCGCCTCCGGCCAGCTCGAACGCGTCCTGCCGGCATGGCACCTGCGCGACTGGCCCATGCACCTGCTCACCCCGCGCCCGCAGTTCCTGTCCCCGCGGGTACGGGCCTTCTGCAACTGGGTCATGACCGAACTCGGCCCACCGGACGGGCTGAACCGGTGA